One genomic window of Saccharomyces cerevisiae S288C chromosome XII, complete sequence includes the following:
- the FKS1 gene encoding 1,3-beta-D-glucan synthase (Catalytic subunit of 1,3-beta-D-glucan synthase; transfers glucose from UDP-glucose to growing chains of glucan via beta-1,3-glycosidic linkages, translocating polymerized beta-1,3-glucan to the extracellular space; role in cell wall synthesis and maintenance; functionally redundant with alternate catalytic subunit Gsc2p; activity regulated by Rho1p, a subunit of the synthase complex; localizes to sites of cell wall remodeling; contains a cellulose-synthase-like fold; antifungal drug target) has product MNTDQQPYQGQTDYTQGPGNGQSQEQDYDQYGQPLYPSQADGYYDPNVAAGTEADMYGQQPPNESYDQDYTNGEYYGQPPNMAAQDGENFSDFSSYGPPGTPGYDSYGGQYTASQMSYGEPNSSGTSTPIYGNYDPNAIAMALPNEPYPAWTADSQSPVSIEQIEDIFIDLTNRLGFQRDSMRNMFDHFMVLLDSRSSRMSPDQALLSLHADYIGGDTANYKKWYFAAQLDMDDEIGFRNMSLGKLSRKARKAKKKNKKAMEEANPEDTEETLNKIEGDNSLEAADFRWKAKMNQLSPLERVRHIALYLLCWGEANQVRFTAECLCFIYKCALDYLDSPLCQQRQEPMPEGDFLNRVITPIYHFIRNQVYEIVDGRFVKRERDHNKIVGYDDLNQLFWYPEGIAKIVLEDGTKLIELPLEERYLRLGDVVWDDVFFKTYKETRTWLHLVTNFNRIWVMHISIFWMYFAYNSPTFYTHNYQQLVDNQPLAAYKWASCALGGTVASLIQIVATLCEWSFVPRKWAGAQHLSRRFWFLCIIFGINLGPIIFVFAYDKDTVYSTAAHVVAAVMFFVAVATIIFFSIMPLGGLFTSYMKKSTRRYVASQTFTAAFAPLHGLDRWMSYLVWVTVFAAKYSESYYFLVLSLRDPIRILSTTAMRCTGEYWWGAVLCKVQPKIVLGLVIATDFILFFLDTYLWYIIVNTIFSVGKSFYLGISILTPWRNIFTRLPKRIYSKILATTDMEIKYKPKVLISQVWNAIIISMYREHLLAIDHVQKLLYHQVPSEIEGKRTLRAPTFFVSQDDNNFETEFFPRDSEAERRISFFAQSLSTPIPEPLPVDNMPTFTVLTPHYAERILLSLREIIREDDQFSRVTLLEYLKQLHPVEWECFVKDTKILAEETAAYEGNENEAEKEDALKSQIDDLPFYCIGFKSAAPEYTLRTRIWASLRSQTLYRTISGFMNYSRAIKLLYRVENPEIVQMFGGNAEGLERELEKMARRKFKFLVSMQRLAKFKPHELENAEFLLRAYPDLQIAYLDEEPPLTEGEEPRIYSALIDGHCEILDNGRRRPKFRVQLSGNPILGDGKSDNQNHALIFYRGEYIQLIDANQDNYLEECLKIRSVLAEFEELNVEQVNPYAPGLRYEEQTTNHPVAIVGAREYIFSENSGVLGDVAAGKEQTFGTLFARTLSQIGGKLHYGHPDFINATFMTTRGGVSKAQKGLHLNEDIYAGMNAMLRGGRIKHCEYYQCGKGRDLGFGTILNFTTKIGAGMGEQMLSREYYYLGTQLPVDRFLTFYYAHPGFHLNNLFIQLSLQMFMLTLVNLSSLAHESIMCIYDRNKPKTDVLVPIGCYNFQPAVDWVRRYTLSIFIVFWIAFVPIVVQELIERGLWKATQRFFCHLLSLSPMFEVFAGQIYSSALLSDLAIGGARYISTGRGFATSRIPFSILYSRFAGSAIYMGARSMLMLLFGTVAHWQAPLLWFWASLSSLIFAPFVFNPHQFAWEDFFLDYRDYIRWLSRGNNQYHRNSWIGYVRMSRARITGFKRKLVGDESEKAAGDASRAHRTNLIMAEIIPCAIYAAGCFIAFTFINAQTGVKTTDDDRVNSVLRIIICTLAPIAVNLGVLFFCMGMSCCSGPLFGMCCKKTGSVMAGIAHGVAVIVHIAFFIVMWVLESFNFVRMLIGVVTCIQCQRLIFHCMTALMLTREFKNDHANTAFWTGKWYGKGMGYMAWTQPSRELTAKVIELSEFAADFVLGHVILICQLPLIIIPKIDKFHSIMLFWLKPSRQIRPPIYSLKQTRLRKRMVKKYCSLYFLVLAIFAGCIIGPAVASAKIHKHIGDSLDGVVHNLFQPINTTNNDTGSQMSTYQSHYYTHTPSLKTWSTIK; this is encoded by the coding sequence ATGAACACTGATCAACAACCTTATCAGGGCCAAACGGACTATACCCAGGGACCAGGTAACGGGCAAAGTCAGGAACAAGACTATGACCAATATGGCCAGCCTTTGTATCCTTCACAAGCTGATGGTTACTACGATCCAAATGTCGCTGCTGGTACTGAAGCTGATATGTATGGTCAACAACCACCAAACGAGTCTTACGACCAAGACTACACAAACGGTGAATACTATGGTCAACCGCCAAATATGGCTGCTCAAGACGGTGAAAACTTCTCGGATTTTAGCAGTTACGGCCCTCCTGGAACACCTGGATATGATAGCTATGGTGGTCAGTATACCGCTTCTCAAATGAGTTATGGAGAACCAAATTCGTCGGGTACCTCGACTCCAATTTACGGTAATTATGACCCAAATGCTATCGCTATGGCTTTGCCAAATGAACCTTATCCCGCTTGGACTGCTGACTCTCAATCTCCCGTTTCGATCGAGCAAATCGAAGATATCTTTATTGATTTGACCAACAGACTCGGGTTCCAAAGAGACTCCATGAGAAATATGTTTGATCATTTTATGGTTCTCTTGGACTCTAGGTCCTCGAGAATGTCTCCTGATCAAGCTTTACTATCTTTACATGCCGACTACATTGGTGGCGATACTGCTaactataaaaaatggtattttgCTGCTCAGTTAGATAtggatgatgaaattgGTTTTAGAAATATGAGTCTTGGAAAACTCTCAAGGAAGGCAAGAAAAGctaagaagaaaaacaagaaagcAATGGAAGAGGCCAATCCCGAAGACACTGAAGAAACTTTAAACAAAATTGAAGGCGACAACTCCCTAGAGGCTGCTGATTTTAGATGGAAGGCCAAGATGAACCAGTTGTCTCCCCTGGAAAGAGTTCGTCATATCGCCTTATATCTGTTATGTTGGGGTGAAGCTAATCAAGTCAGATTCACTGCTGAATGTTTATGTTTTATCTACAAGTGTGCTCTTGACTACTTGGATTCCCCTCTTTGCCAACAACGCCAAGAACCTATGCCAGAAGGTGATTTCTTGAATAGAGTCATTACGCCAATTTATCATTTCATCAGAAATCAAGTTTATGAAATTGTTGATGGTCGTTTTGTCAAGCGTGAAAGAGATCATAACAAAATTGTCGGTTATGATGATTTAAACCAATTGTTCTGGTATCCAGAAGGTATTGCAAAGATTGTTCTTGAAGATGGAACAAAATTGATAGAACTCCCATTGGAAGAACGTTATTTAAGATTAGGCGATGTCGTCTGGGATGATgtattcttcaaaacatATAAAGAGACCCGTACTTGGTTACATTTGGTCACCAACTTCAACCGTATTTGGGTTATGCATATCTCCATTTTTTGGATGTACTTTGCATATAATTCACCAACATTTTACACTCATAACTATCAACAATTGGTCGACAACCAACCTTTGGCTGCTTACAAGTGGGCATCTTGCGCATTAGGTGGTACTGTCGCAAGTTTGATTCAAATTGTCGCTACTTTGTGTGAATGGTCATTCGTTCCAAGAAAATGGGCTGGTGCTCAACATCTATCTCGTAGATTCTGGTTTTTATGCATCATCTTTGGTATTAATTTGGGTcctattatttttgtttttgcttACGACAAAGATACAGTCTACTCCACTGCTGCACAcgttgttgctgctgttatGTTCTTTGTTGCGGTTGCTACCATCATATTCTTCTCCATTATGCCATTGGGGGGGTTGTTTACGTCatatatgaaaaaatctacAAGGCGTTATGTTGCATCTCAAACATTCACTGCTGCATTTGCCCCTCTACATGGGTTAGATAGATGGATGTCCTATTTAGTTTGGGTTACTGTTTTTGCTGCCAAATATTCAGAATCGTACTACTTTTTAGTTTTATCTTTGAGAGATCCAATTAGAATTTTGTCCACCACTGCAATGAGGTGTACAGGTGAATACTGGTGGGGTGCGGTACTTTGTAAAGTGCAACCCAAGATTGTCTTAGGTTTGGTTATCGCTACCGActtcattcttttcttcttggaTACCTACTTATGGTACATTATTGTGAATACCATTTTCTCTGTTGGGAAATCTTTCTATTTAGGTATTTCTATCTTAACACCATGGAGAAATATCTTCACAAGATtgccaaaaagaatatactCCAAGATTTTGGCTACTACTGATATGGAAATTAAATACAAACCAAAGGTTTTGATTTCTCAAGTATGGAATGCCATCATTATTTCAATGTACAGAGAACATCTCTTAGCCATCGACCATGTACAAAAATTACTATATCATCAAGTTCCATCTGAAATCGAAGGTAAAAGAACTTTGAGAGCTCCTACCTTCTTTGTTTCTCAAGATGACAATAATTTTGAGACTGAATTTTTCCCTAGGGATTCAGAGGCTGAGCGTcgtatttctttctttgctCAATCTTTGTCTACTCCAATTCCCGAACCACTTCCAGTTGATAACATGCCAACGTTCACAGTATTGACTCCTCACTACGCGGAAAGAATTCTGCTGTCATTAAGAGAAATTATTCGTGAAGATGACCAATTTTCTAGAGTTACTCTTTTAGAATATCTAAAACAATTACATCCCGTTGAATGGGAATGTTTTGTTAAGGATACTAAGATTTTGGCTGAAGAAACCGCTGCCTATgaaggaaatgaaaatgaagctgaaaaggaagatgCTTTGAAATCTCAAATCGATGATTTGCCATTTTATTGTATTGGTTTTAAATCTGCTGCTCCAGAATATACACTTCGTACGAGAATTTGGGCTTCTTTGAGGTCGCAGACTCTATATCGTACCATTTCAGGGTTCATGAATTATTCAAGAGCTATCAAATTACTGTATCGTGTGGAAAATCCTGAAATTGTTCAAATGTTTGGTGGTAATGCTGAAGGCTTAGAAAGAGAGCTAGAAAAGATGGCAAGAAGAAAgtttaaatttttggtCTCTATGCAGAGATTGGCTAAATTCAAACCACATGAACTGGAAAATGCTGAGTTTTTGTTGAGAGCTTACCCAGACTTACAAATTGCCTACTTGGATGAAGAGCCACCTTTGACTGAAGGTGAGGAGCCAAGAATCTATTCCGCTTTGATTGATGGACATTGTGAAATTCTAGATAATGGTCGTAGACGTCCCAAGTTTAGAGTTCAATTATCTGGTAACCCAATTCTTGGTGACGGTAAATCTGATAACCAAAACCAtgctttgattttttaCAGAGGTGAATACATTCAATTAATTGATGCCAACCAAGATAACTACTTGGAAGAATGTCTGAAGATTAGATCTGTATTGGCTGAATTTGAGGAATTGAACGTTGAACAAGTTAATCCATATGCTCCCGGTTTAAGGTATGAGGAGCAAACAACTAATCATCCTGTTGCTATTGTTGGTGCCAGAGAATACATTTTCTCTGAAAACTCTGGTGTGCTGGGTGATGTGGCCGCTGGTAAAGAACAAACTTTTGGTACATTATTTGCGCGTACTTTATCTCAAATTGGTGGTAAATTGCATTATGGTCATCCGGATTTCATTAATGCTACGTTTATGACCACTAGAGGTGGTGTTTCCAAAGCACAAAAGGGTTTGCATTTAAACGAAGATATTTATGCTGGTATGAATGCTATGCTTCGTGGTGGTCGTATCAAGCATTGTGAGTATTATCAATGTGGTAAAGGTAGAGATTTGGGTTTCGGTACAATTCTAAATTTCACTACTAAGATTGGTGCTGGTATGGGTGAACAAATGTTATCTCgtgaatattattatctggGTACCCAATTACCAGTGGACCGTTTCCTAACATTCTATTATGCCCATCCTGGTTTCCATTTGAACAACTTGTTCATTCAATTATCTTTGCAAATGTTTATGTTGACTTTGGTGAATTTATCTTCCTTGGCCCATGAATCTATTATGTGTATTTACGATAGGAACAAACCAAAAACAGATGTTTTGGTTCCAATTGGGTGTTACAACTTCCAACCTGCGGTTGATTGGGTGAGACGTTATACATTGTctattttcattgttttctGGATTGCCTTCGTTCCTATTGTTGTTCAAGAACTAATTGAACGTGGTCTATGGAAAGCCACCCAAAGATTTTTCTGCCAcctattatcattatccCCTATGTTCGAAGTGTTTGCGGGCCAAATCTACTCTTCTGCGTTATTAAGTGATTTAGCAATTGGTGGTGCTCGTTATATATCCACCGGTCGTGGTTTTGCAACTTCTCGTAtaccattttcaattttgtaTTCAAGATTTGCAGGATCTGCTATCTACATGGGTGCAAGATCAATGTTAATGTTGCTGTTCGGTACTGTCGCACATTGGCAAGCTCCACTACTGTGGTTTTGGGCCTCTCtatcttcattaatttttgCGCCTTTCGTTTTCAATCCACATCAGTTTGCTTGGgaagatttctttttggatTACAGGGATTATATCAGATGGTTATCAAGAGGTAATAATCAATATCATAGAAACTCGTGGATTGGTTACGTGAGGATGTCTAGGGCACGTATTACTGGGTTTAAACGTAAACTGGTTGGCGATGAATCTGAGAAAGCTGCTGGTGACGCAAGCAGGGCTCATAGAACCAATTTGATCATGGCTGAAATCATACCCTGTGCAATTTATGCAGCTGGTTGTTTTATTGCCTTCACGTTTATTAATGCTCAAACCGGTGTCAAGACTACTGATGATGATAGGGTGAATTCTGTTTTACGTATCATCATTTGTACCTTGGCGCCAATCGCCGTTAACCTCGGTGTTCTATTCTTCTGTATGGGTATGTCATGCTGCTCTGGTCCCTTATTTGGTATGTGTTGTAAGAAGACAGGTTCTGTAATGGCTGGAATTGCCCACGGTGTTGCTGTTATTGTCCACATTGcctttttcattgtcatGTGGGTTTTGGAGAGCTTCAACTTTGTTAGAATGTTAATCGGAGTCGTTACTTGTATCCAATGTCAAAGActcatttttcattgcaTGACAGCGTTAATGTTGACTCGTGAATTTAAAAACGATCATGCCAATACAGCCTTCTGGACTGGTAAGTGGTATGGTAAAGGTATGGGTTACATGGCTTGGACCCAGCCAAGTAGAGAATTAACCGCCAAGGTAATTGAGCTTTCAGAATTTGCAGCTGATTTTGTTCTAGGTCATGTGATTTTAATCTGTCAACTGCCACTCATTATAATCCCAAAAATAGATAAATTCCACTCGATTATGCTATTCTGGCTAAAGCCCTCTCGTCAAATTCGTCCCCCAATTTACTCTCTGAAGCAAACTCGTTTGCGTAAGCGTATGGTCAAGAAGTACTGCTCTTTGTACTTTTTAGTATTGGCTATTTTTGCAGGATGCATTATTGGTCCTGCTGTAGCCTCTGCTAAGATCCACAAACACATTGGAGATTCATTGGATGGCGTTGTTCACAATCTATTCCAACCAATAAATACAACCAATAATGACACTGGTTCCCAAATGTCAACTTATCAAAGTCACTACTATACTCATACGCCATCATTAAAGACCTGGTCAACTATAAAATAA
- a CDS encoding uncharacterized protein (hypothetical protein) codes for MNVFMPIRVFLYSYVIINSLLSSFFHQYRPLFIKNGAAFGVSNSEKICVTLIVNELI; via the coding sequence ATGAATGTGTTTATGCCAATAAGGGTTTTTTTGTACAGTTATGTGATTATAAACAGTCTTTTGTCTAGTTTTTTTCACCAGTATCGGCCTCTATTTATAAAAAACGGAGCAGCTTTCGGTGTCAGTaattctgaaaaaatttgtgtCACTCTGATTGTAAATGAATTAATTTAG
- the GAS2 gene encoding 1,3-beta-glucanosyltransferase (1,3-beta-glucanosyltransferase; involved with Gas4p in spore wall assembly; has similarity to Gas1p) — translation MNKKQNFYAAIIVAIFLCLQLSHGSSGVSFEKTPAIKIVGNKFFDSESGEQFFIKGIAYQLQRSEEELSNANGAFETSYIDALADPKICLRDIPFLKMLGVNTLRVYAIDPTKSHDICMEALSAEGMYVLLDLSEPDISINRENPSWDVHIFERYKSVIDAMSSFPNLLGYFAGNEVTNDHTNTFASPFVKAAIRDAKEYISHSNHRKIPVGYSTNDDAMTRDNLARYFVCGDVKADFYGINMYEWCGYSTYGTSGYRERTKEFEGYPIPVFFSEFGCNLVRPRPFTEVSALYGNKMSSVWSGGLAYMYFEEENEYGVVKINDNDGVDILPDFKNLKKEFAKADPKGITEEEYLTAKEPTEVESVECPHIAVGVWEANEKLPETPDRSKCACLDEILPCEIVPFGAESGKYEEYFSYLCSKVDCSDILANGKTGEYGEFSDCSVEQKLSLQLSKLYCKIGANDRHCPLNDKNVYFNLESLQPLTSESICKNVFDSIRNITYNHGDYSKSNPSRSKESLNVKYPSSEERENDGTIAFKTSGFVILLISMIAAGILL, via the coding sequence ATGAacaagaaacaaaatttttacgcAGCCATTATTGTGgctatttttctttgtttgcAATTGTCTCATGGCTCTTCAGGTGTCAGCTTTGAAAAAACCCCTGCTATTAAAATTGTAGGAAACAAATTCTTTGACTCTGAGAGTGGGGAACAGTTCTTCATCAAGGGCATTGCTTACCAATTGCAGAGAAGTGAAGAGGAGCTTAGCAATGCAAATGGGGCTTTTGAGACAAGTTATATTGATGCCTTAGCGGACCCAAAAATATGCTTAAGAGatattccatttttgaaaatgctaGGAGTGAACACACTGCGTGTTTATGCAATAGATCCGACAAAATCACATGATATATGTATGGAAGCTCTATCTGCCGAAGGAATGTACGTCCTATTAGATCTTTCAGAGCCTGatatttcaataaataGAGAAAATCCATCTTGGGATGtacatatttttgaaaggtACAAATCTGTAATTGATGCAATGTCATCCTTTCCAAATTTGTTGGGGTATTTTGCAGGGAATGAAGTGACAAATGACCATACAAATACCTTTGCATCACCCTTCGTGAAGGCCGCAATCCGAGATGCCAAGGAGTATATTTCGCATTCTAATCATAGAAAAATCCCTGTCGGCTATTCAACTAATGACGATGCTATGACAAGAGACAATTTAGCAAGGTACTTCGTTTGCGGAGACGTTAAAGCTGATTTCTATGGGATAAATATGTACGAATGGTGTGGGTATTCCACGTATGGTACTAGTGGATATAGGGAAAGAACgaaagaatttgaaggTTATCCAATTCCCGTGTTTTTTTCGGAATTCGGCTGCAATCTTGTAAGACCAAGGCCATTCACTGAAGTTAGTGCCCTTTATGGCAATAAAATGTCCTCTGTTTGGTCTGGTGGCCTTGCATACATgtattttgaagaagaaaatgaatacGGAGTTGTTAAGataaatgataatgatggAGTGGATATTCTTCCTGAtttcaagaatttgaagaaagaatttgCAAAGGCAGATCCTAAAGGCATTACAGAGGAAGAATACTTAACGGCAAAAGAACCAACTGAAGTAGAAAGTGTTGAATGTCCACATATTGCTGTCGGAGTTTGGGAGGCAAACGAAAAACTACCTGAAACACCTGATAGAAGCAAGTGCGCCTGTTTGGATGAGATTTTGCCCTGTGAAATAGTCCCTTTTGGTGCTGAATCTGGAAAAtatgaagaatattttagTTATTTGTGCTCTAAGGTTGACTGTTCCGATATTCTTGCAAATGGCAAAACCGGTGAGTACGGTGAATTCTCAGATTGTTCTGTCGAACAAAAACTTTCCCTTCAGCTGAGTAAATTGTATTGCAAAATCGGCGCAAATGATCGCCATTGTCCTCTAAATGATAAGAACGTTTACTTCAACTTAGAAAGCCTGCAGCCCCTTACAAGCGAGTCGATCTGTAAGAATGTTTTTGATTCTATAAGGAACATCACATACAATCATGGCgattattcaaaatcaaatccATCGCGTAGCAAGGAAAGTTTGAACGTAAAGTACCCATCGAGTGAAGAGAGAGAAAATGACGGCACCATCGCATTTAAAACTTCAGGGTTTGTTATACTTCTAATTTCTATGATAGCTGCTGGAATTCTtctataa
- the RPL26A gene encoding 60S ribosomal protein uL24 RPL26A (Ribosomal 60S subunit protein L26A; binds to 5.8S rRNA; non-essential even when paralog is also deleted; deletion has minimal affections on ribosome biosynthesis; homologous to mammalian ribosomal protein L26 and bacterial L24; RPL26A has a paralog, RPL26B, that arose from the whole genome duplication), whose translation MAKQSLDVSSDRRKARKAYFTAPSSQRRVLLSAPLSKELRAQYGIKALPIRRDDEVLVVRGSKKGQEGKISSVYRLKFAVQVDKVTKEKVNGASVPINLHPSKLVITKLHLDKDRKALIQRKGGKLE comes from the exons ATGGCTAAACAATCATTAG ACGTTTCCTCCGACAGAAGAAAGGCTAGAAAGGCTTATTTCACCGCCCCATCCTCCCAACGTCGTGTTTTGCTATCTGCTCCATTATCTAAGGAGTTGAGAGCTCAATACGGTATCAAGGCCTTGCCAATCAGAAGAGATGATGAAGTTTTGGTTGTTCGTGGTTCCAAGAAGGGTCAAGAAGGTAAGATTTCATCTGTTTACAGATTGAAATTTGCCGTTCAAGTTGACAAGGTTACCAAGGAAAAGGTCAACGGTGCTTCCGTTCCAATTAACTTGCACCCATCCAAGCTTGTCATTACTAAATTACATTTGGACAAGGACAGAAAAGCTTTGATCCAAAGAAAGGGCGGTAAGTTGGAATAA
- a CDS encoding bifunctional fructose-2,6-bisphosphate 2-phosphatase/6-phosphofructo-2-kinase (Similar to 6-phosphofructo-2-kinase enzymes; mRNA expression is repressed by the Rfx1p-Tup1p-Ssn6p repressor complex; YLR345W is not an essential gene), whose translation MPNVLSDDEELLNGLGSEIMKPSRQGNHMARTVKRWVNKERATTADLKNVNIDGVHGPVNTESYISPGQLYSTDSGNLFHAGRILVVLVGLPATSKTLLSVAITRYTRWLGVRTKSFHFSEYKESAKNIPSDYFCVVPTSKEGVAFVEKLRMQMLNDILAFFNDLSGQLAIYDALNIRKIDRKNLETTFSEIGVKVLFIESIVSDQEIMNRNIALALESNDYKGLSTDEAIDEYMRRLSVNEPYYEMMTHDEELSYIKYINLGKQIIVKDNIHGYLVNKIVFFLMNLRQKKGCVYFARCGTSDKDNYIHDEELNEEGIHYSQVLKDFVLQRIKQKRQAKKNSDSLVEVIDGSHDEDLKTSLIVWTGPRKRTHDTALFFSKEGIKVQQRSELRQLNPGSIADLTDQQIMDKFPSEYKESLKDPYHFRFPRAESYHDLAVRMEPLLLEMEHTSKDILIIAHESTLRVLYGYLMACTCVELPNLNFTRDKLVEISFSPFCNTVELLNIPLTS comes from the coding sequence ATGCCAAATGTGctttctgatgatgaagagcTCCTTAATGGACTAGGAAGTGAGATTATGAAACCCTCTAGACAAGGTAACCATATGGCAAGGACCGTCAAAAGGTGGGTAAATAAAGAACGTGCTACCACAGCCGATCTGAAAAATGTTAATATTGATGGAGTTCATGGACCGGTAAATACCGAAAGTTATATATCACCAGGACAGCTTTACTCCACTGACTCGGGCAATTTATTTCATGCTGGAAGAATCCTTGTCGTTCTAGTCGGTCTTCCAGCAACATCAAAGACACTATTGTCAGTAGCGATTACAAGATATACAAGATGGTTAGGAGTTAGGACGAAATCGTTCCATTTTTCAGAATATAAAGAATCAGCTAAAAATATACCCTCAGACTATTTTTGCGTAGTGCCAACGTCAAAAGAAGGTGTAGCGTTTGTTGAAAAGCTTCGCATGCAGATGTTGAATGATATACTGGCATTTTTCAACGACTTGTCAGGTCAGCTGGCCATTTATGATGCCCTAAACATCCGTAAAATTGACAGAAAGAATTTGGAGACAACGTTTTCTGAAATTGGAGTTAAAGTACTCTTCATAGAATCAATCGTGTCTGATCAAGAAATCATGAATAGAAACATAGCTCTTGCACTGGAGTCGAACGATTACAAGGGACTTTCAACTGATGAAGCCATTGACGAATATATGAGACGTTTATCAGTGAACGAACCATACTATGAAATGATGACACATGACGAAGAATTATCGTAcattaaatatataaatttgGGAAAGCAGATAATTGTGAAAGATAACATACATGGTTATTTGGTCAACAAAatagtatttttcttaatgaATTTGAGGCAGAAAAAGGGGTGTGTATATTTTGCTCGCTGTGGCACCAGCGATAAAGACAACTACATACATGATGAGGAACTAAACGAGGAGGGAATCCATTACTCTCAAGTTCTCAAGGATTTTGTCCTCCAACGAATTAAACAGAAGAGACaggccaaaaaaaattcggATTCCTTAGTCGAAGTAATAGATGGAAGTCATGATGAAGATTTGAAGACTTCCTTGATAGTTTGGACAGGTCCCAGGAAAAGAACCCACGATACTGcactctttttttcaaaagaaggTATTAAAGTTCAGCAACGGTCAGAGTTGAGACAGTTGAACCCAGGAAGTATTGCTGATCTTACTGATCAACAGATAATGGACAAATTTCCATCAGAATATAAAGAATCATTAAAAGACCCATATCATTTTCGATTCCCTAGGGCGGAATCTTACCATGACTTAGCCGTTCGTATGGAACCTTTACTATTAGAAATGGAGCATACGAGCAAGGACATTCTCATCATTGCACATGAGTCAACATTAAGAGTATTATATGGCTATTTAATGGCTTGCACCTGCGTAGAGTTACCAAATCTAAATTTCACAAGAGACAAATTAGTTGAAATTTCATTCAGCCCTTTCTGTAATACTGTAGAGTTACTGAACATTCCTTTAACTAGCTAA
- the CIS1 gene encoding Cis1p (hypothetical protein found in mitochondria; expression is regulated by transcription factors involved in pleiotropic drug resistance, Pdr1p and Yrr1p; not an essential gene; YLR346C has a paralog, YGR035C, that arose from the whole genome duplication), whose product MQSISNCPIGLVSKNTINSASTIAEWVACPWKYINVVGSGRYVSNKPDKITRYDLLKAAQEAEMQELLTRNDMKGRHKRNKKSKIALETIAEENSSTESLF is encoded by the coding sequence ATGCAATCGATCAGTAATTGTCCCATCGGGTtagtttcaaaaaacaCAATCaattcagcttccactatTGCAGAGTGGGTAGCATGTCCATGGAAATATATCAACGTTGTTGGTTCAGGCAGATATGTGAGCAATAAACCTGATAAAATTACCAGATATGATTTACTCAAGGCTGCCCAGGAAGCGGAAATGCAGGAGTTGCTTACAAGAAATGATATGAAAGGTAGACATAAACGtaataagaaaagtaaGATAGCATTGGAGACTATAGCGGAAGAAAACTCTTCAACTGAAAGCcttttttaa